Proteins from one Mucilaginibacter jinjuensis genomic window:
- a CDS encoding pyridoxamine 5'-phosphate oxidase family protein, whose product MDSINQNQPEDNFKNLEGEDANKKIKELAESAESCFFITNIKTGIPLSVRPMSIQKIDDEGNFWFLSANDSHKNAEIGTDPFVHLLFQGSKYAGFLNIYGIAEISQDKEKIKELWEPILKTWFTEGEDDPRISVVKVEPSEGYYWDNKHGAMIAFAKQAIGAALGKTLDDSVEGKLVV is encoded by the coding sequence ATGGACAGCATTAATCAAAACCAGCCCGAGGATAATTTTAAAAACCTGGAAGGCGAAGACGCTAATAAAAAGATCAAAGAACTGGCCGAAAGTGCTGAGTCGTGTTTCTTTATCACCAATATTAAAACGGGGATCCCTTTGTCGGTAAGACCGATGTCGATCCAAAAGATTGACGATGAAGGTAATTTCTGGTTCCTGAGCGCTAATGATAGCCACAAGAATGCAGAGATCGGTACGGATCCTTTTGTACACCTGCTGTTCCAGGGATCTAAATACGCGGGGTTTCTGAACATCTATGGTATTGCCGAGATCAGCCAGGATAAAGAAAAGATCAAAGAACTCTGGGAACCCATCCTCAAAACCTGGTTTACTGAGGGCGAGGATGATCCGCGCATCAGCGTAGTAAAGGTAGAACCATCTGAAGGTTATTACTGGGATAATAAACACGGTGCCATGATCGCCTTCGCCAAACAAGCCATCGGCGCTGCCCTGGGCAAAACGCTTGATGATTCTGTTGAAGGCAAGCTGGTTGTATAG
- a CDS encoding exonuclease domain-containing protein: protein MYAIVDIETTGGHASANGITEVAICIHDGEKVVKRFQTLVNPGREIPIYISALTGITNDMVETAPYFKKVAHEIYELIHDKIFVAHNVNFDYSFLKHHLASAGYDLQCNKLCTVRLSRKIIPGLPSYSLGKVCMHLSIPNEARHRAMGDAEATATLFGILLQSDKDKHITLALKQKSKEQVLPANLPKSDIDRLPLTAGVYYFHNDKGKVIYVGKAVNIKKRVCSHFTGNNPGHQRQEFMRNIHRITYQECGNELMAFIHETIEIKRLWPAYNRSQKNLDFAFGLYTYEDQRGYIRIAVDKRRKYSTPVHTCGSMVEGRNLLLDLIEQFGLCPKLCFIQKNDQPCTGANGAQCACEGHEDADAYNAKVYAAIAELKQALPTFAIRDVGRTDDEHSCILIEEGRFYGMGYVSHYFDADNIHQLKNTLTPYPGNDYIRNLVINYAERYPHKKVSFGAEVIAV, encoded by the coding sequence ATGTATGCAATAGTTGATATAGAGACCACGGGGGGGCATGCCAGCGCAAACGGTATTACCGAAGTTGCCATTTGCATACATGATGGCGAAAAGGTGGTTAAACGCTTCCAGACGCTGGTTAACCCGGGCAGGGAGATCCCGATTTACATTAGTGCCTTAACTGGGATTACTAATGATATGGTGGAAACCGCACCTTACTTTAAAAAGGTAGCCCACGAGATCTATGAATTAATACACGACAAGATCTTTGTTGCCCATAACGTAAATTTCGATTACTCTTTCCTGAAACATCATCTGGCTTCGGCGGGGTACGATTTGCAGTGTAATAAACTGTGTACCGTGAGGTTGAGCCGCAAAATAATCCCCGGTTTGCCTTCATACAGTCTTGGTAAAGTTTGCATGCACCTGAGCATCCCTAATGAAGCGCGGCACCGTGCCATGGGCGATGCGGAGGCAACTGCTACCCTGTTCGGCATATTGTTGCAGAGCGATAAGGATAAGCATATTACACTGGCACTTAAACAGAAATCGAAAGAACAGGTATTGCCTGCCAACCTGCCCAAAAGCGATATCGATAGGTTACCGCTTACCGCAGGTGTATATTATTTTCATAATGATAAAGGCAAGGTAATTTATGTGGGCAAGGCTGTAAATATTAAGAAGCGGGTTTGCAGCCACTTTACCGGCAATAACCCCGGTCACCAACGGCAGGAGTTTATGCGGAACATCCACCGGATTACTTACCAGGAATGCGGTAATGAGCTGATGGCCTTTATCCACGAAACCATTGAGATTAAGCGGTTGTGGCCTGCCTACAACCGGTCGCAAAAGAACCTCGACTTTGCTTTTGGTTTATACACTTATGAAGACCAGCGCGGCTACATCCGCATAGCGGTTGATAAACGCCGTAAATACAGCACACCGGTGCATACCTGTGGGTCGATGGTGGAAGGCCGCAATTTGTTGTTGGATCTGATCGAGCAGTTCGGCCTTTGCCCTAAGCTGTGCTTTATCCAAAAAAATGATCAGCCCTGTACAGGAGCTAATGGTGCCCAATGTGCTTGCGAAGGCCATGAGGATGCTGATGCTTATAATGCCAAAGTGTATGCTGCTATCGCCGAGTTGAAACAGGCCCTACCAACCTTCGCCATTCGTGATGTGGGCCGTACCGATGATGAGCATAGCTGTATTTTAATTGAGGAAGGCCGTTTCTACGGTATGGGCTATGTTTCGCATTATTTTGATGCCGATAACATTCATCAGCTTAAAAACACGCTGACACCCTACCCCGGTAATGATTATATCCGCAACCTGGTGATCAATTATGCCGAACGCTACCCGCACAAAAAGGTAAGCTTTGGTGCAGAGGTAATTGCGGTATAA
- a CDS encoding ABC transporter ATP-binding protein gives MAKNRINTNDLSFKQRLSALSNLPQFFKLVWQSSPWKTTLSFILRLIRSAMPVALLYVGKLIVDEVVLLNRNSAVTDHHHIWVLVALEFGLAIFTDGLNRMINLLDSLLGDQFSNYTSIRIMKHATTLDLDQFEDSIFYDKLERARQQTIGRTMLLSQVMSQVQDIISMAFLITGLLAFNPWLILLLVIAILPAFLGESHFNNQSYALTRGQTPERRELDYLRYLGASDETAKEIKTFGLADFVIDRFTKLSNKFYIDNTKLAISRSVWGTFFSVLGTLGYYGAYVFIIVRTVNGSMSVGDLTFLAGSFRQLRTLMEGILSRFTTVSQGAIYLNDFLEFFDIKPRIVIAKDPLPFPNPIRQGFTFEDVGFRYHNSDKWANRHLNFTLHPGEKLALVGENGAGKTTLVKLLARLYDPTEGRILLDGVDIRDYAIEDLRYHTGVIFQDYLRYQMSLSQNIAVGNIAEIDNKELIKKAAHESLADALAEKLPNQYDQWLGRRFNDGVELSGGEWQKVALARAYMKDAQLLILDEPTAALDARAEYEVFQRFAELTKGKSAVLISHRFSTARLADRILVLEKGTILEIGTHEQLLANDGRYAELFKLQAAGYQ, from the coding sequence ATGGCTAAAAACAGAATAAACACCAACGATCTTTCTTTTAAACAACGCCTTTCGGCATTAAGCAATTTGCCCCAGTTTTTTAAGCTGGTTTGGCAAAGCAGCCCCTGGAAAACGACGCTCAGTTTCATTTTAAGGCTCATCCGTTCGGCTATGCCGGTGGCTTTGTTATATGTAGGTAAGCTGATTGTGGATGAAGTAGTACTGCTGAACCGCAACAGCGCGGTAACAGATCATCACCATATCTGGGTACTGGTAGCGCTTGAATTTGGCCTCGCCATATTTACCGACGGCTTAAACCGCATGATTAACCTGCTGGATAGTTTACTGGGCGACCAGTTCTCTAACTATACCTCCATCCGCATCATGAAACATGCCACCACGCTGGACCTCGACCAGTTTGAGGACTCGATATTTTACGACAAACTGGAACGTGCCCGGCAGCAAACCATTGGCCGTACCATGCTGCTCTCGCAGGTAATGAGCCAGGTGCAGGATATTATTTCGATGGCTTTTCTGATCACCGGCTTACTGGCTTTTAATCCCTGGCTGATCCTGTTATTGGTTATTGCCATCCTCCCCGCATTTCTGGGCGAATCGCACTTTAATAATCAAAGCTACGCCCTTACCCGCGGCCAAACACCCGAGCGCCGCGAACTGGATTACCTGCGCTACCTTGGTGCCAGCGACGAAACGGCAAAAGAAATTAAAACCTTCGGATTGGCTGATTTTGTGATCGACCGTTTTACCAAACTCTCCAACAAGTTTTATATCGATAATACCAAACTGGCCATTAGTCGCTCGGTTTGGGGTACATTTTTTTCGGTGCTGGGTACATTAGGTTACTATGGCGCCTATGTATTTATTATAGTGCGCACGGTAAATGGCAGCATGTCCGTAGGCGACCTTACATTTCTTGCAGGCTCATTCAGGCAGTTACGTACGCTGATGGAGGGCATCCTGAGCCGATTTACCACGGTATCACAGGGCGCTATCTACCTCAATGATTTCCTCGAGTTTTTCGACATTAAACCACGTATCGTTATTGCTAAAGATCCATTACCATTTCCAAACCCTATTAGACAGGGCTTTACATTTGAAGATGTTGGTTTCCGTTACCATAACTCAGATAAATGGGCTAACCGGCATTTAAACTTCACCCTGCATCCCGGCGAAAAACTGGCTTTGGTGGGCGAGAACGGTGCAGGTAAAACCACATTGGTAAAACTACTCGCCCGGTTATATGACCCAACCGAAGGCCGGATTTTACTGGATGGTGTTGATATTCGTGATTATGCCATCGAAGACCTGCGCTATCACACGGGCGTTATCTTCCAGGATTACCTGCGTTACCAGATGAGCCTGTCGCAAAACATAGCCGTAGGTAATATTGCTGAGATCGATAATAAAGAACTGATTAAAAAGGCCGCCCACGAAAGCCTGGCCGATGCCCTGGCCGAAAAGTTGCCCAACCAGTACGACCAATGGCTCGGCCGACGTTTTAACGATGGTGTTGAACTATCGGGCGGCGAATGGCAAAAGGTGGCCCTGGCACGCGCCTATATGAAAGATGCCCAATTGCTGATATTGGACGAACCCACAGCCGCCCTCGATGCCCGTGCCGAATACGAAGTTTTTCAGCGCTTCGCCGAGCTCACCAAAGGTAAATCGGCCGTACTGATCTCGCACCGTTTCTCCACCGCGCGGTTGGCTGATAGAATTTTAGTATTAGAGAAAGGAACTATCTTAGAAATTGGCACTCACGAACAATTACTGGCAAACGATGGACGTTATGCTGAGTTGTTTAAGTTGCAGGCGGCAGGGTATCAATAA
- a CDS encoding alpha-L-fucosidase, giving the protein MILRKIFTFSFCLLLLNSLISNAQNVQQKPLAQLQQQFVDLRFGMFIHFNIPTYMNQDWPDPDAPASIFDPKKLDCDQWAKAAKSANMTYGCLTTKHHSGFCIWDTKTTDYNVMNSPLKKDVVREYVNAFRKNGLKVMLYYSILDTHHKLRPNQIQPKHFEMVKAQITELLSNYGPIEALIIDGWDAPWSRISYDDIPFEDIYLLVKKLQPNCLLMDLNGAKYPGEGLYYSDIKTYEMGAGQRISKESNHMPALACLPINSAWFWKTDFPTTPVKDIPKLVNEILVPLNNARCNFILNVAPNRDGLIDDNAIAALKQIGSMWKNEGPVAALPALDAPIISSNLAKNQPTTSSWSDDMNIMDFANDDDFTTSWISNPTVKNPFYEVDFKREQAINTIVIAEAKANIKNYRLEYYAEGEWKPLLTGDNATRIKVHRFNRVWAGKVRIWIDGYNSQPSIAEFEVYNERR; this is encoded by the coding sequence ATGATTTTACGAAAAATATTCACCTTTTCTTTTTGCCTGCTGCTATTAAATAGCTTAATATCAAATGCGCAAAACGTTCAGCAAAAGCCCTTGGCGCAGCTACAACAGCAGTTTGTTGATCTGCGTTTCGGGATGTTTATCCACTTTAATATCCCCACCTACATGAACCAGGATTGGCCTGATCCCGATGCGCCGGCTTCGATCTTCGACCCAAAGAAGTTGGATTGCGACCAGTGGGCTAAGGCAGCAAAATCGGCTAACATGACTTACGGTTGCTTAACCACCAAGCACCACAGCGGTTTTTGTATCTGGGATACCAAAACCACCGATTACAACGTGATGAACAGTCCGCTTAAAAAGGACGTGGTACGCGAGTATGTAAACGCTTTCCGCAAAAATGGGCTGAAAGTGATGTTGTATTACTCGATACTGGATACACACCACAAGCTTCGCCCAAACCAGATTCAACCGAAACATTTCGAGATGGTAAAGGCGCAGATCACCGAATTGCTGAGTAATTACGGACCGATAGAGGCACTGATCATCGATGGCTGGGATGCGCCCTGGTCGCGGATTAGCTATGATGACATTCCTTTCGAGGACATTTACCTGCTGGTTAAAAAACTACAGCCCAATTGCCTGCTGATGGATTTAAACGGCGCTAAATACCCGGGCGAGGGCTTATATTATAGCGATATTAAGACTTACGAAATGGGAGCCGGTCAGCGAATTTCGAAAGAAAGCAATCACATGCCAGCATTGGCTTGTTTGCCTATCAACAGTGCCTGGTTCTGGAAAACCGATTTCCCAACCACACCGGTAAAAGATATCCCGAAACTGGTTAATGAAATCCTGGTGCCACTTAATAATGCCCGTTGTAACTTCATCCTCAATGTGGCCCCAAACCGCGATGGCCTGATTGATGATAACGCGATTGCAGCCCTGAAACAAATAGGCAGTATGTGGAAAAACGAAGGCCCCGTAGCTGCATTGCCAGCTTTGGATGCGCCGATCATTTCTTCTAATCTCGCTAAAAATCAGCCAACTACATCCAGCTGGAGCGATGATATGAATATTATGGATTTTGCGAACGACGATGATTTTACCACCTCGTGGATTTCGAACCCTACCGTTAAAAATCCATTCTATGAAGTAGATTTCAAGCGTGAGCAAGCCATCAACACCATAGTTATTGCCGAGGCTAAAGCCAATATTAAAAATTACCGCTTAGAGTACTATGCCGAAGGCGAATGGAAACCTTTATTAACCGGTGATAACGCCACACGCATTAAAGTGCACCGTTTTAACCGCGTATGGGCCGGTAAAGTAAGGATTTGGATTGATGGGTATAACAGCCAGCCATCAATAGCCGAGTTTGAAGTTTATAACGAAAGGCGGTAA
- a CDS encoding VOC family protein: MTKLTPFHVAVPVYDLQKARTFYREFLGCAEGRSSEQWVDFNLFGHQFVIHLKPKPADEISHHHNPVDGHDVPIPHYGVVLEWDAWHELVDRLKSHGIQFVIEPGIRFAGKPGEQATMFFLDPSGNALEFKAFKDMGQLFAV; encoded by the coding sequence ATGACAAAATTGACACCTTTTCATGTTGCCGTACCGGTTTACGATTTGCAAAAAGCGCGCACTTTTTACCGCGAATTTTTGGGTTGTGCCGAAGGCAGGAGCAGCGAACAGTGGGTCGACTTTAATTTGTTCGGTCACCAGTTTGTGATCCACCTGAAACCCAAACCTGCTGACGAAATTTCGCACCACCATAACCCGGTCGATGGGCACGATGTACCCATCCCCCACTACGGTGTAGTTTTAGAATGGGATGCGTGGCATGAGCTGGTTGACCGCCTGAAAAGCCACGGCATACAGTTTGTGATCGAGCCCGGCATCCGCTTCGCAGGCAAACCCGGCGAACAAGCCACCATGTTTTTCCTCGACCCATCTGGTAACGCACTGGAATTTAAGGCTTTTAAGGATATGGGGCAGCTATTTGCTGTGTAA
- a CDS encoding LacI family DNA-binding transcriptional regulator codes for MKKKISMNDIARELNISLTTVSFILNGKAKEMRISDKLADRVLDFVKERNYNPNSMAQGLRTGKSKIIGLIVEDIADAFFSGVARHIEEHAYKNGYKIIYCSTEDKPAKTVDLIQMFKSRNVDGYIITPPKGIENEVKALLNEKLPVVLFDRYLPDVAADYVVLNNQKGVKMAVDHLVEQGYQNIGFITLDSTQTQMAARLVGYSESVKEAGLKEHILKVNFTTDTESIVDSISNFLQYSKNIDALMFATNYLTLQGFEALNRQNLKIAEDIGVVSFDDHTFFKVFNPPITAVSQPLKQLSETVIDTLFKSINEENVTGIHHQIVLEPELIVRKSSLRLKSAERILTE; via the coding sequence ATGAAGAAGAAAATATCAATGAATGATATAGCCCGTGAGCTCAATATATCGTTAACCACGGTATCATTCATTTTAAACGGCAAGGCCAAAGAAATGCGTATCAGCGATAAGTTGGCCGATCGCGTGCTGGACTTTGTGAAGGAGCGTAACTACAACCCCAACTCTATGGCGCAGGGCCTGCGCACCGGTAAATCGAAGATTATTGGTTTAATAGTTGAAGATATCGCAGATGCCTTTTTCTCGGGCGTGGCGCGGCATATCGAGGAGCATGCCTATAAAAACGGCTACAAAATTATTTACTGTAGTACAGAAGATAAACCCGCAAAAACGGTAGACCTGATCCAGATGTTTAAAAGCCGTAACGTGGATGGGTATATTATTACACCACCAAAGGGTATTGAGAACGAAGTGAAGGCTTTATTGAACGAAAAACTCCCTGTTGTGCTGTTCGACCGCTATTTGCCTGATGTGGCGGCCGATTATGTGGTGCTGAATAACCAAAAGGGGGTTAAGATGGCCGTAGACCACCTGGTAGAGCAGGGCTATCAGAATATAGGCTTTATAACGCTCGATTCGACCCAAACTCAAATGGCTGCCCGTTTGGTTGGCTACTCGGAATCAGTTAAAGAGGCCGGTTTAAAAGAACACATCCTGAAAGTAAATTTTACTACCGATACCGAATCTATTGTTGACTCGATCAGTAATTTTCTGCAATACAGCAAGAATATTGATGCGCTGATGTTTGCCACCAACTATTTAACATTGCAGGGTTTTGAAGCCTTAAACAGGCAAAACTTAAAAATAGCCGAAGATATTGGTGTGGTAAGTTTTGATGACCATACGTTTTTTAAAGTGTTTAATCCGCCCATCACTGCCGTTTCGCAACCCTTAAAACAGCTGTCTGAAACCGTAATTGATACCCTTTTTAAAAGCATTAATGAAGAAAATGTAACCGGTATACATCACCAAATTGTGCTGGAACCTGAGCTGATTGTGCGGAAATCGTCGTTACGACTTAAATCTGCAGAGCGGATATTGACAGAATAA
- a CDS encoding histone H1 translates to MDKFNELKELVASIEADAESFYSKGNKAAGTRVRTGFQKVKNLAQEIRQGVTELKNKEK, encoded by the coding sequence ATGGACAAATTTAATGAACTTAAAGAACTGGTCGCTTCGATAGAAGCAGATGCAGAAAGCTTTTATAGCAAAGGAAACAAAGCAGCTGGTACTCGTGTTAGAACCGGTTTCCAAAAAGTAAAAAACCTGGCGCAAGAAATCCGTCAAGGTGTTACTGAATTGAAAAATAAAGAGAAGTAA
- a CDS encoding MerC domain-containing protein, which translates to MLNTKNNKLDKIGICVSILCAIHCALLPLVITLLPLIGFGFLANNYFEMGIIATSLFIGYTSLRGSYRKHYNMGPLIIITEGFLVIFIGKILVSPHYEWLFLTTGGLLIASAHFYNSKLSMHAHEEH; encoded by the coding sequence ATGCTAAACACAAAAAATAACAAACTGGATAAAATAGGGATCTGCGTATCCATACTATGCGCAATACACTGCGCCTTGCTTCCGCTGGTTATTACCTTGCTGCCATTAATAGGTTTTGGTTTCCTGGCGAACAACTATTTCGAGATGGGTATTATTGCCACTTCCCTGTTTATCGGCTATACGTCATTGAGAGGATCGTACCGCAAGCATTATAACATGGGGCCGCTCATTATTATTACAGAAGGTTTTTTGGTGATCTTTATCGGGAAGATCCTCGTATCGCCACATTATGAATGGCTTTTTCTCACAACAGGCGGCCTGCTGATAGCCTCTGCACACTTTTATAATTCGAAACTAAGCATGCACGCACATGAAGAACATTAA
- a CDS encoding GTP-binding protein, translating to MPDKKLPVTVLSGFLGSGKTTLLNHILHNKTNLKVAVIVNDMSEVNIDAQLVANEHTLSRTDEKLVEMSNGCICCTLREDLMIEVERLAKENRFDYLLIESTGISEPIPVAQTFTYADDNQDIDLSRFSTLDTMVTVVDCFNFFRDYVSNEKLIDRNLTDDVRDQRAIVNLLTDQIEFANVIILNKTDLILPNDLGLLKEYIHKLNPEADLIESEFSKVPLDRILNTGKFDFDKASQSAGWIKELDGHHSPETEEYGISSVVFRSQKPFHPGRLWEYLNDDYPNNIIRAKGMFWLASRRNEALSFSQAGGSLKVDYAGVWWASMPYKERIVNGDFVLSQQQIESRWSATYGDRMNELVFIGQDLDKAQIIADLQSCLITDLEKLMYDQQLVFDDPFNAVL from the coding sequence ATGCCTGACAAAAAATTACCGGTTACCGTATTAAGCGGTTTCCTTGGCAGCGGGAAAACTACGCTGCTCAACCATATTTTACATAACAAAACCAACCTCAAAGTAGCCGTAATTGTGAACGATATGAGCGAGGTAAATATTGATGCCCAGCTGGTAGCCAATGAGCACACCTTATCGCGTACGGACGAAAAACTGGTAGAAATGAGCAACGGCTGTATCTGCTGTACCCTGCGCGAAGACCTGATGATTGAGGTAGAACGCCTGGCCAAAGAGAATCGTTTCGACTACCTGCTGATTGAAAGTACAGGCATTTCTGAACCCATCCCTGTAGCACAAACTTTTACCTATGCTGATGATAATCAGGATATTGACCTGAGTCGTTTCAGTACGTTGGATACGATGGTTACCGTGGTGGATTGCTTTAATTTTTTCAGGGATTATGTAAGTAATGAAAAATTAATCGACAGAAACCTGACCGACGATGTACGCGACCAGCGCGCCATAGTTAACCTGTTGACCGATCAGATTGAGTTTGCCAACGTGATCATCCTCAATAAAACAGACCTGATACTGCCCAACGACCTTGGTTTGCTCAAAGAATACATCCACAAACTAAACCCGGAAGCGGATCTGATAGAGAGTGAGTTCAGCAAAGTGCCGCTCGACAGGATCTTAAATACGGGCAAGTTTGATTTTGATAAAGCCTCACAATCAGCTGGTTGGATTAAGGAATTGGACGGTCATCATTCGCCTGAAACTGAGGAGTATGGTATCAGTTCGGTGGTATTCCGCTCGCAAAAACCATTTCACCCCGGGCGTTTGTGGGAATACCTGAATGATGATTACCCCAACAATATTATCCGTGCCAAAGGCATGTTCTGGTTGGCTTCACGGCGCAATGAGGCGCTCAGCTTTTCGCAGGCTGGCGGCTCATTAAAAGTTGATTATGCCGGTGTTTGGTGGGCTTCCATGCCTTATAAAGAGCGAATTGTGAATGGTGATTTTGTATTAAGCCAGCAGCAAATAGAGTCGAGATGGTCGGCCACGTATGGCGACAGGATGAATGAGCTGGTATTTATCGGCCAGGACCTGGATAAGGCCCAAATCATAGCCGATTTGCAAAGCTGCCTCATCACCGACCTCGAAAAATTGATGTACGACCAGCAATTGGTATTTGATGACCCTTTTAACGCCGTATTGTAA
- a CDS encoding NAD(P)/FAD-dependent oxidoreductase produces the protein MDTNYDVIIIGGSYAGLQAATTLGRSLRKVLVIDSAEPCNKQTPHSHNFLTRDGEPPAAIAAKAKEQLAEYATVGFFEDRAAYGIPYNDGFEVGVLSGKSFTARKLLFASGVKDTMPDIRGFAQCWGISALHCPYCHGYEVRNQPTGILANGDGAFEFAKLINNWTGQLTVFTNGKSTLTDDQLIKLKAKQIDVVEAEVKEIIHQNGQMSKIIFADDTTININALYTRLPLVQHCHIPQQLGCQFTENGLIKVNEFGRTTIPGVYAAGDAVTPMRSVTSAVSTGMFSAAVINKELIDADF, from the coding sequence ATGGATACTAATTATGATGTAATAATTATTGGCGGCAGTTACGCCGGCTTGCAGGCTGCCACTACACTTGGCCGTTCGTTAAGGAAAGTATTGGTTATTGATAGCGCTGAGCCCTGCAACAAGCAAACCCCGCATTCGCACAACTTTTTAACCCGCGATGGGGAGCCACCGGCTGCGATCGCCGCCAAAGCAAAAGAACAACTGGCGGAATATGCCACTGTTGGCTTTTTTGAAGACAGGGCAGCTTATGGAATCCCTTATAACGATGGATTTGAGGTTGGTGTCCTGTCGGGAAAGTCATTTACGGCGCGCAAGCTATTGTTTGCATCGGGTGTTAAAGATACCATGCCCGATATCAGGGGTTTTGCGCAATGCTGGGGTATTTCGGCCTTACACTGCCCTTATTGCCATGGTTATGAGGTTCGTAATCAACCTACCGGTATACTGGCTAATGGTGATGGTGCATTTGAATTCGCCAAACTCATTAATAACTGGACAGGTCAGCTTACCGTGTTTACGAATGGTAAATCGACCTTAACTGATGATCAGTTGATAAAGCTTAAAGCTAAACAAATTGATGTGGTTGAGGCTGAAGTAAAAGAGATCATCCACCAAAATGGGCAAATGAGTAAGATAATATTTGCAGACGATACCACTATAAATATCAATGCCTTATATACCAGACTGCCCTTGGTGCAGCATTGCCATATTCCGCAGCAATTAGGCTGTCAGTTTACAGAAAATGGCTTAATAAAGGTTAACGAATTTGGCCGCACAACAATCCCGGGTGTGTATGCCGCAGGAGATGCTGTTACCCCTATGCGTTCTGTGACCTCTGCCGTATCTACAGGTATGTTTTCGGCAGCTGTGATCAATAAAGAGTTAATTGACGCCGATTTTTAA
- a CDS encoding outer membrane beta-barrel protein yields the protein MKKTLIIISTAFISLISLSASAQLKSYLGVFGGISTPTGEFKKADYGEIYHENNKAGYAKNGFTIGLDGAYYFHKNWAVAGTISYQDQGQLNSNDVQNLSAGYTDGFGVDQSSVTSSKRYKNLNVLVGPQYTFVFNKLYIDLRANAGIIKSFSTPEIDVVLTDDDKDYPFTQHSSTATAFAYGGNVGLRYSFTKCIGLALKENYINSPGIKIDNDNRNNAAGRLVTKQPISEFQTTLGLTFTL from the coding sequence ATGAAAAAAACTTTAATTATCATATCAACGGCTTTTATCAGCTTAATTTCTTTAAGTGCGAGCGCGCAGCTTAAAAGCTATTTGGGCGTATTTGGAGGGATCTCAACCCCTACCGGCGAATTCAAGAAAGCTGATTACGGCGAAATTTATCACGAAAATAACAAAGCGGGTTACGCCAAAAATGGCTTCACCATTGGTTTGGATGGCGCTTACTATTTCCACAAAAACTGGGCTGTTGCCGGTACCATTTCTTACCAGGACCAGGGCCAGCTGAACAGCAACGATGTGCAAAACCTTTCTGCAGGTTATACAGATGGTTTCGGGGTCGATCAATCTTCGGTTACATCAAGCAAACGTTACAAAAATCTCAACGTGTTGGTTGGTCCGCAGTATACGTTTGTGTTTAACAAGTTGTATATAGATCTGCGTGCCAATGCCGGTATCATCAAAAGCTTCTCGACACCAGAAATTGATGTGGTGCTGACTGATGATGATAAGGACTATCCGTTTACCCAGCACAGTTCAACCGCTACAGCTTTTGCCTACGGTGGTAATGTTGGCTTGCGTTACAGCTTCACCAAATGCATTGGCCTGGCCCTGAAAGAGAACTACATCAACTCGCCGGGTATCAAAATTGATAACGATAACCGCAACAATGCAGCCGGCCGACTGGTAACCAAACAACCGATCTCAGAGTTTCAAACTACACTCGGTTTAACCTTTACATTATAA